From one Rhodamnia argentea isolate NSW1041297 chromosome 1, ASM2092103v1, whole genome shotgun sequence genomic stretch:
- the LOC115755021 gene encoding serine/arginine-rich splicing factor RSZ21, which produces MARVYVGNLDPRVTERDLEDEFRAFGVLKSVWVARRPPGYAFIEFDDRRDALDAIRSLDGKNGWRVEVSHNKGGGGRGGGRGRGYGGGEDSKCYECGEPGHFARECRGRVGSRGLGSGRRRSPSPRRRRSPSYGRRSYSPGDRSPRRRSVTPPRRGRSYSRSPPHRRAHRDSPYANGA; this is translated from the exons ATGGCGCGAGTGTACGTTGGGAATTTGGACCCGCGGGTGACGGAGAGGGATCTAGAGGATGAATTCCGTGCTTTCGGTGTTCTTAAGAG TGTCTGGGTTGCTCGGAGGCCACCGGGTTATGCATTTATTGAGTTTGATGATCGAAGAGACGCTCTAGATGCTATTCGTTCGTTGGATG GAAAGAATGGCTGGCGTGTGGAAGTCTCTCACAACAAGGGTGGTGGAGGTCGTGGCGGTGGGCGTGGACGTGGCTATGGCGGAGGTGAGGACTCCAAGTGTTATGAGTGTGGTGAACCGGGTCATTTTGCAAGAGAGTGTCGTGGGCGCGTCGGTTCGAGAGGCTTGGGAAGTGGACGGCGTAGGAGCCCTAGTCCTCGGCGTCGTAGGAGTCCAAGTTACGGTAGAAG GAGCTACAGCCCTGGGGATAGGTCTCCTCGTCGCCGCAGTGTCACACCTCCTCGACGTGGCCGCAGCTATAGCCGGTCCCCGCCACATCGCCGTGCTCATCGTGATTCCCCATATGCCAATGG GGCTTAA